In one Drosophila gunungcola strain Sukarami chromosome 2R unlocalized genomic scaffold, Dgunungcola_SK_2 000011F, whole genome shotgun sequence genomic region, the following are encoded:
- the LOC128255455 gene encoding RNA-binding protein asd-2 isoform X2, with product MDAKAGLSALEERSLKGSEKLKMLDITRDKPVKVAVKVAVPVRDHPKFNFVGKLLGPKGNSMKRLQEDTMCKMAVLGRGSMRDRRKEEELRGSGDSRYAHLFEDLHVEISTFAAPAEAHARIAYALAEVRRFLVPDYHDDIRQEQMWEMQALTSTPALGAHSLEDSQSPTINTSNQVGGATTSSSSGASGRGLGGGLADMDTSNDDKSDDASGMECLSAVDKLDCSSSCASLGITGITTISTTSSEHPHPHQHQHHAHLHPAHAHGNQQQQQHHHQQHHHSHSHSHSHQAHFHQLLQQAHGGASTAAAAACGEHLSGQATPTTAAALHTTAMAVALQHQLTAAGIGGLLKPATGVGATMAGLPTTQAGVGVGVGVGAAALQLSGDGESSGSTLTLLEPPGTALLHPALRNVKTINIGGGLGRKRPLLGVPRSGMNPTKRTVMSLLARAKNSQALHSVRQPMVTATSFAE from the exons AGAAACTTAAAATGCTGGACATCACTCGCGACAAGCCGGTCAAGGTGGCCGTCAAAGTGGCGGTTCCTGTGCGGGATCACCCAAAG TTCAATTTCGTGGGCAAGCTGCTCGGACCCAAGGGCAACTCGATGAAGCGCCTGCAGGAGGACACAATGTGCAAGATGGCCGTCCTGGGACGCGGCTCGATGCGGGACCGGCggaaggaggaggagctgaGGGGCAGCGGCGACAGTCGCTACGCCCACCTCTTCGAGGACCTGCACGTGGAGATCTCGACCTTCGCGGCTCCGGCGGAGGCCCACGCCCGGATCGCCTACGCGCTGGCGGAAGTGCGCCGCTTTCTGGTTCCG GACTACCACGATGACATCCGCCAGGAGCAGATGTGGGAGATGCAGGCGCTGACGTCCACGCCCGCACTGGGTGCCCACTCGCTGGAGGACTCGCAGAGTCCCACCATCAACACTAGCAACCAGGTGGGCGGCGCCACCACCTCCTCATCCAGCGGGgccagtgggcgtggcctggGCGGCGGACTGGCCGACATGGACACGTCCAACGATGACAAATCGGACGATGCCAGCGGCATGGAGTGCCTGTCCGCAGTCGACAAGCTCGACTGCTCGTCCAGCTGCGCTAGCCTGGGAATCACCGGAATCACGACCATCAGCACGACCAGCTCCgagcatccgcatccgcatcagcaccagcaccacgCCCACCTGCACCCCGCACACGCCCACGGaaaccagcaacaacagcagcaccaccaccagcagcaccaccatAGCCATAGTCACAGCCATAGCCACCAGGCGCACTTCCACCAGCTGCTCCAGCAGGCCCACGGCGGAGCAAGTACCGCGGCGGCGGCTGCCTGCGGGGAGCATCTCTCCGGACAGGCGACTCCTACGACGGCGGCGGCAC TGCACACCACAGCCATGGCAGTGGCACTCCAGCATCAGTTGACAGCCGCAGGAATCGGAGGACTCCTGAAGCCGGCCACCGGAGTGGGGGCCACCATGGCCGGCCTGCCCACCACCCAGgcgggagtgggagtgggagtgggcgTGGGTGCCGCCGCCCTGCAGTTGTCCGGCGACGGGGAGTCATCCGGATCGACGCTCACGCTGCTGGAGCCACCGGGCACCGCCCTCCTGCATCCCGctctgcgcaacgtcaagacCATCAACATAG GTGGCGGCCTGGGAAGGAAGCGCCCGCTGCTGGGAGTTCCCCGCTCCGGAATGAACCCCACCAAGCGGACGGTGATGAGTCTGCTGGCCAGGGCCAAGAATTCGCAGGCGCTGC